The following are encoded together in the Cyanobacterium aponinum PCC 10605 genome:
- a CDS encoding L-lactate MFS transporter: MDSCVDLKLFSLPAKQGRWLLIPVGIIVLLCLGSVYSWSIFRKPLETQLNITATESLLPYTIGLLSYSILMPIAGFFITRIGTRVITAIGGLIVGAGYILASFAPNITLMTLSYGVIAGAGVGIAYGVPMAVVAKWFPDKKGLAVGLTIIGFGLSPLISAPLANQLIISYGVNSTLRILGITFIIIISTMAIALKLPPSHWNLSFSSTSVNNASVMVNYTPMLKTPSFYGLWFCYAIGALVGLSAIGISSPVGEEIIQIDSNFAARSVSLFALFNGISRPLFGWLTDRFSPRQVAIAQRHFVIASFTIIIIACTLMISAQAGDIATYLIAFCLFWFCLGGWLAMAPTMTLRFFNPDNYAQNYGIVFTAYGIGALIGTVFVGQMRDLFGSYTYGFYIMGFLGIIGIFIAQFTLKSPHSSKDYRE; this comes from the coding sequence ATGGATAGTTGCGTAGATTTAAAATTATTTAGCCTTCCTGCAAAACAAGGTAGATGGTTATTAATTCCCGTGGGAATAATCGTTTTGCTTTGTTTGGGTAGTGTTTACTCTTGGAGTATTTTTCGTAAACCTCTGGAAACACAATTAAATATAACTGCTACAGAAAGTTTATTACCTTACACTATCGGTTTATTGTCTTATTCAATTTTAATGCCTATTGCTGGTTTTTTTATTACTAGGATTGGCACAAGAGTTATAACCGCCATAGGAGGGTTGATAGTTGGTGCAGGCTATATTTTGGCTAGTTTTGCTCCTAATATTACTTTAATGACTCTTAGTTATGGTGTAATAGCCGGTGCGGGGGTTGGTATTGCCTATGGTGTGCCGATGGCAGTGGTAGCAAAATGGTTTCCTGATAAAAAAGGTTTGGCGGTGGGTTTAACAATCATTGGCTTTGGACTTTCTCCGCTTATTAGCGCACCTTTAGCTAATCAATTAATTATCTCTTATGGAGTTAACTCAACCTTAAGAATTTTAGGGATTACTTTTATTATCATTATTTCCACAATGGCGATCGCACTTAAGTTACCACCTTCCCATTGGAATCTCTCTTTCTCCTCTACCTCTGTAAATAACGCTTCTGTTATGGTTAACTACACTCCCATGTTAAAAACCCCTTCTTTTTATGGATTATGGTTTTGTTATGCCATTGGTGCATTAGTAGGTTTGAGTGCCATTGGAATTTCTAGCCCTGTGGGAGAAGAAATTATCCAGATTGACTCTAACTTTGCCGCTCGAAGTGTTTCCCTATTTGCTTTATTTAACGGCATCAGTCGCCCTTTATTCGGATGGTTAACAGATCGTTTTTCCCCTCGTCAAGTTGCGATCGCGCAGCGCCACTTCGTGATCGCATCTTTTACCATCATAATTATAGCTTGTACCCTTATGATTTCTGCTCAAGCAGGAGATATTGCAACTTATCTAATTGCCTTTTGCCTATTTTGGTTTTGCTTAGGAGGATGGTTAGCCATGGCACCGACAATGACACTCCGATTTTTTAATCCTGATAACTATGCTCAAAACTATGGTATTGTTTTTACCGCTTATGGTATAGGTGCATTAATTGGCACAGTATTTGTCGGACAGATGCGAGATTTGTTTGGCAGTTATACTTATGGCTTTTATATTATGGGTTTCTTAGGAATTATTGGTATTTTCATCGCCCAATTTACCCTCAAAAGTCCCCATAGCTCAAAAGATTATCGTGAGTGA
- the proB gene encoding glutamate 5-kinase gives MSKTIVVKIGTSSLTRLETGNLALSTIASLVETLTNLRQQGNRVILVSSGAVGVGCGRLCLTERPRNINIKQAIAAVGQGRLIRVYDDLFSNLGQPIAQILLTRRDLMDRNSYVNANNTFNALFELGVIPIVNENDTVATDELKFGDNDTLSALVASLVEADWLFLLTDVDKLYSADPRIVPSAVPIDLVNSDEFAQLEINVSEGGSGWGTGGMITKLRAAKIASSAGVTTVITNGKTPYNISKIIAGEAIGTKFTAQPKTENARKRWIANGLVSTGRIHLDDGAVNALCKQGKSLLAAGITTIEGNFSVSDAVDLINSQGEIIGKGIVNYSYDDLDLVKGQKSANISQILGYQTPETVIHRDNLVIFDN, from the coding sequence ATGTCCAAAACTATAGTTGTCAAAATTGGCACTTCTAGCTTAACCAGACTGGAAACAGGTAATTTAGCCCTTTCAACTATTGCTAGTTTAGTGGAAACTCTCACAAATTTACGTCAACAAGGTAATCGGGTTATTCTCGTTTCTTCTGGAGCGGTAGGAGTAGGCTGTGGGAGACTTTGTTTGACTGAACGCCCTCGTAATATTAACATAAAACAAGCGATCGCAGCCGTTGGACAAGGAAGATTAATCAGAGTTTATGATGATTTATTTAGTAACCTCGGACAACCCATCGCCCAAATTCTCTTAACTAGAAGGGATTTAATGGATAGAAACTCCTATGTAAATGCAAACAATACTTTTAATGCTTTGTTTGAGTTAGGAGTAATTCCCATCGTCAATGAAAATGATACTGTTGCTACGGATGAATTGAAATTCGGAGATAATGACACTCTTTCGGCATTAGTAGCGAGTTTAGTAGAAGCGGATTGGTTATTTTTATTAACGGATGTGGACAAACTTTATTCGGCAGACCCTCGTATTGTACCCTCTGCCGTTCCTATCGATCTAGTTAATAGTGACGAATTTGCCCAACTGGAAATAAATGTTAGTGAAGGAGGTAGTGGTTGGGGTACTGGTGGTATGATTACAAAGTTAAGGGCGGCAAAAATTGCTTCTAGTGCTGGAGTAACGACGGTTATCACTAACGGAAAAACACCCTATAATATTAGCAAAATTATAGCAGGAGAGGCGATCGGGACAAAATTTACGGCTCAACCAAAAACAGAAAATGCTCGTAAACGTTGGATAGCAAATGGCTTAGTTTCCACGGGTAGAATCCATTTAGATGATGGGGCAGTTAATGCTCTTTGTAAACAAGGAAAATCTTTACTGGCGGCTGGAATTACTACTATAGAAGGCAATTTTAGCGTTTCTGATGCTGTGGATCTCATCAATTCTCAGGGAGAGATTATCGGCAAGGGTATTGTTAATTATAGTTATGATGATTTAGATTTAGTCAAAGGGCAAAAATCCGCCAATATTTCCCAGATTCTAGGTTATCAAACCCCTGAAACTGTTATTCATCGAGATAATCTAGTTATTTTTGATAATTAA
- a CDS encoding efflux RND transporter permease subunit — translation MSFHLSTWSVKNPVSVLVLFLFFSIFGLFSFFQLGINDQPNIDVPVVQVTITQRGAGPEELEFQVTQKVEDAVSSVNLIDSISSTVNDGRSVTTINFELEADANQATNDVRNAIAQIRQDLPADINEPIVQKLEFAGGAIATYVVSSEKRSVDELTDLVDRRIARDLANVDGVAQVNRIGGKDREVRIDLDPARLQAYNITATEVNEQVRNLNLNLSGGRSNLGEGEQNIRTIGSAQTVRNLANYPIILSNGDTIPLKNLGEIRDGFAEARQSAYLNNEAVVGFSILRSTGSNLVTVADNVEKKLEQIKQNLPDDINIELIFTRATAIRNSYEGTIGSLIIGSILTVISVGIFLRDIRATLITGLALPLSIIPTFLVMQALDYTLNGMTLLALALAMGNLVDDAICMIENIDQHLNMGKKPYQAAMDAAREIGLAVVATTATIVAVFLPVAFMGGVPGQFFQPFGVTVAVATMFSTLVATTMTPMLSAYLLKSKPAHKRYNHHDINPSGKWHPYRSLLKWALRNKISTLLIALIFFIGSLQLIPYIPQGLFTEPDQGLSLVEVELPPGASLENTEKIVFDVTNKLTSQSAVENVLANIGENDVSNALLYVNLLPKENREVSLQDFQSQMRPIFKQIPGARVTFRSQGAGGGSKDLTIVLKSDDGQILTETAQELEKQMQSIPGLVEVSSSASLVKPEIIIQPDLAKAGDLGVSVNAIARTASLATIGDNDSNLAKFNLRDRQIPIRVQINPEYRQNIETIKNLKVPTNDGSLVTLDNVASIRLATGPAEIQRYNRQRQVELGANLQGISLGDALEAVKALPIMNPLPSEVSEEPAGDAEIMRDVFTRFLSAVFLAISCIYAILVLLYGNFLYPFAILAALPLSIGGALLGLLITQKELALFALIGIVLLLGLVTKNAILLVDFALSGMKEGKSQRDAVIYAGVSRLRPIVMTSISTIAGMLPIALAWGADGEVRSPMAIAVIGGFTTSTLLTLIVVPVIFCYVDNFIHWLSKLWRNEQAEEVQQVLNLEETLNK, via the coding sequence ATGTCATTTCATCTTTCCACTTGGTCTGTTAAAAATCCTGTTTCTGTCTTAGTTTTATTCCTTTTCTTTAGTATTTTTGGTCTATTTTCTTTTTTTCAACTAGGAATAAATGATCAACCTAATATTGATGTACCGGTGGTTCAAGTTACTATAACCCAAAGAGGTGCAGGACCTGAGGAGCTAGAATTTCAAGTAACGCAAAAGGTAGAAGATGCAGTGTCTAGCGTCAATCTTATCGATAGTATCTCTTCAACGGTTAATGATGGACGTTCGGTTACTACCATTAATTTTGAACTAGAAGCAGATGCAAATCAAGCCACTAATGATGTGCGTAATGCCATTGCCCAAATTCGTCAGGATTTACCCGCAGATATAAACGAACCCATTGTCCAAAAATTAGAGTTTGCTGGAGGTGCGATCGCAACTTATGTAGTATCTTCAGAAAAAAGAAGTGTGGATGAATTAACAGATTTGGTGGATCGGCGTATTGCTAGGGATTTGGCAAACGTGGATGGAGTAGCACAAGTAAACAGAATTGGAGGCAAAGATAGAGAAGTTAGAATCGACTTAGACCCTGCCCGTTTACAGGCTTATAATATTACAGCTACAGAAGTAAATGAACAAGTACGCAACCTTAATCTTAACTTATCTGGGGGGCGATCGAATCTAGGAGAAGGAGAACAAAATATTCGTACCATTGGCAGTGCTCAAACCGTCAGAAATTTAGCGAATTATCCCATTATTCTCAGTAATGGTGATACCATACCCTTAAAAAATTTAGGAGAAATTAGAGATGGTTTTGCCGAAGCCCGTCAATCAGCTTATTTGAACAATGAAGCTGTAGTAGGATTTTCCATTTTGCGCAGTACAGGAAGCAATCTTGTCACTGTCGCCGATAATGTTGAAAAAAAACTAGAGCAAATTAAGCAAAATCTTCCTGATGACATCAACATAGAACTAATTTTCACCCGTGCCACCGCCATCAGAAATTCTTATGAAGGTACTATTGGCTCTTTAATTATCGGTTCAATTTTAACGGTAATTAGTGTCGGTATTTTTTTGCGGGATATTCGAGCAACTTTAATTACAGGTTTAGCCCTACCATTATCTATTATTCCCACCTTTTTGGTGATGCAAGCCCTTGATTACACCCTCAACGGTATGACATTACTGGCTTTAGCTTTGGCTATGGGTAATTTAGTCGATGACGCTATCTGTATGATTGAAAATATTGACCAACATTTAAACATGGGTAAAAAACCTTATCAAGCGGCAATGGATGCGGCAAGGGAAATCGGTTTGGCGGTAGTGGCTACCACCGCAACCATCGTGGCAGTATTTTTACCCGTTGCCTTTATGGGGGGAGTGCCGGGGCAATTTTTCCAACCTTTTGGAGTAACAGTAGCAGTTGCAACTATGTTTTCTACCCTTGTGGCAACTACCATGACTCCCATGTTAAGTGCTTATTTGCTCAAATCTAAACCTGCCCACAAACGATATAATCATCATGATATAAACCCTTCAGGAAAATGGCATCCTTATCGTAGCCTGTTAAAATGGGCTTTGCGTAACAAAATTTCAACCCTTTTAATCGCCCTCATCTTCTTTATTGGCAGTTTACAGTTAATCCCTTATATTCCCCAAGGTTTATTTACCGAACCAGATCAAGGTTTGAGCTTAGTAGAGGTGGAATTGCCTCCCGGAGCAAGTTTAGAAAACACGGAAAAAATAGTTTTTGATGTTACTAACAAGTTAACAAGTCAAAGTGCAGTAGAAAATGTTTTAGCAAATATTGGTGAAAATGATGTCAGTAATGCTTTGTTATACGTCAACTTATTGCCTAAAGAAAATAGAGAGGTTAGTTTACAGGACTTTCAATCACAGATGCGTCCTATATTTAAACAGATACCGGGAGCAAGAGTTACTTTTCGCTCTCAAGGGGCAGGAGGAGGCAGTAAAGACCTTACCATTGTCTTAAAAAGCGATGATGGGCAAATTTTAACCGAAACTGCCCAAGAATTGGAAAAACAAATGCAGTCTATTCCCGGATTAGTGGAAGTATCTTCCAGTGCTAGTTTAGTTAAACCAGAAATTATCATTCAACCAGACTTAGCAAAAGCAGGAGATTTAGGAGTTTCTGTAAATGCGATCGCTCGTACTGCTTCTTTAGCTACCATTGGCGATAATGATTCTAATTTAGCAAAATTCAATCTGCGCGATCGACAAATTCCCATCAGAGTGCAAATTAATCCAGAATATCGTCAAAACATAGAAACTATCAAAAACTTAAAAGTGCCTACCAACGATGGCTCATTAGTCACCTTAGATAACGTTGCTTCGATTCGTTTAGCCACAGGCCCTGCGGAGATTCAACGCTACAACCGACAAAGACAAGTAGAATTAGGAGCAAATTTACAAGGTATTTCCCTCGGCGATGCCCTAGAAGCGGTGAAAGCCCTACCTATTATGAATCCTCTGCCTTCTGAAGTGTCAGAAGAACCCGCAGGAGATGCAGAAATTATGAGAGATGTATTTACTCGTTTCTTGAGTGCAGTATTTTTGGCTATTAGCTGTATTTATGCCATTTTAGTCTTACTTTATGGTAATTTTCTTTATCCCTTTGCAATTCTTGCCGCTCTCCCCCTTTCTATTGGTGGTGCATTATTAGGATTGTTAATCACCCAAAAAGAGTTAGCCTTATTTGCTCTAATTGGGATTGTCTTACTATTAGGTTTAGTGACTAAAAACGCTATTTTGTTAGTGGATTTTGCCCTCTCAGGGATGAAAGAAGGAAAATCTCAACGGGATGCTGTTATTTATGCAGGTGTTTCTCGATTGCGCCCCATTGTTATGACCTCTATTTCAACTATTGCGGGGATGTTACCTATCGCTTTAGCTTGGGGAGCAGATGGAGAAGTCAGAAGTCCAATGGCGATCGCTGTTATTGGTGGTTTTACAACTTCCACTCTTTTAACACTAATCGTTGTTCCTGTAATTTTTTGTTATGTGGATAACTTTATTCACTGGCTAAGTAAATTATGGAGAAATGAACAAGCAGAGGAAGTACAACAAGTTTTAAACTTAGAAGAAACCCTAAATAAATAA